The following coding sequences lie in one Pararge aegeria chromosome 25, ilParAegt1.1, whole genome shotgun sequence genomic window:
- the LOC120634929 gene encoding PR domain zinc finger protein 5-like, with protein MDEEDEIKIEYNEIYERDPLRGDSQEDQILFEIEDLCEDTNGTDDDNFQLHKNNSNKLDQQTDLNINENYTTWFQSKDPNGKLLCNFCELKYSTVQTLRHHMKRKHTEDAKKICKKMINNKRNKKHTCHVCRKRFKNLLDLKSHMSEHSLKLVETSCMHCNATFSTIEELTEHIYMKHQKGNKIAYMCKLCGYRTSKKSHYRQHCDTHLENKVLLCKFCDYTTNYSPNLRIHERIHTNYRPYLCDFNDCNYRSAAKSALRSHQLKHYPNENMLFCDKCSYCTVYKQSLKKHLDSHQRNSVRKKKPMEK; from the exons atggatGAAGAGgatgaaattaaaatagaatataacgAAATATATGAGCGTGATCCTTTACGGGGAGATTCCCAAGAAGATCAAATCCTTTTTGAG ATTGAAGACTTATGTGAAGATACTAATGGAACTGATGATGACAACTTCCAGTTGCACAAGAACAATTCAAACAAGTTAGATCAACAAACtgatttg aatataaatgaaaattatacaacaTGGTTCCAATCCAAAGACCCAAATGGAaaacttttatgtaatttttgtgaattaaaatattcaactgtGCAAACATTGCGCCATCATATGAAGAGAAAACACACTGAGGATGCAAAAAAGATATGCAAAAAAATGATtaacaataaaagaaacaaaaaacatacaTGTCATGTTTGTAGAAAACGATTCAAAAACTTGTTGGATTTAAAATCTCATATGTCAGAACATTCTTTAAAATTGGTAGAGACATCTTGTATGCATTGCAATGCTACATTTAGTACCATAGAAGAATTGACCGAACATATTTATATGAAACatcaaaaaggaaataaaattgcATACATGTGTAAATTATGTGGTTACCGTACATCAAAAAAATCCCATTACAGACAGCATTGTGATACTCATCTAGAGAATAAAGTATTGTTATGTAAATTCTGTGATTACACAACAAACTATTCGCCGAATTTAAGAATACATGAACGTATTCATACAAATTACAGACCGTATTTGTGCGATTTTAATGATTGTAATTACAGAAGCGCTGCAAAATCTGCATTAAGAAGTCATCAATTAAAGCACTATCCAAATGAAAACATGCTTTTTTGTGATAAATGTAGTTATTGTACAGTTTATAAACAGTCATTGAAAAAACATCTAGATAGTCATCAAAGGAAttctgtaagaaaaaaaaaaccaatggagaagtaa
- the LOC120634930 gene encoding adrenodoxin-like protein 1, mitochondrial: MIRTLKLLRVSCNAKIIKTQFPVKKRLFCVTPSLRHGEYEWQDPKSEDEVVNIVYIDKDGNKTKVRGKIGDNALYLAHRYGIEMEGACEASLACTTCHVYVHQDYMDKLTEPEEKEDDLLDMAPFLKENSRLGCQITLTKEMEGMELSLPKATRNFYVDGHKPAPH, translated from the exons ATGATTAGAACTTTGAAATTGCTCCGCGTGAGTTgtaatgcaaaaataataaaaacgcagTTTCCTGTAAAAAAAAGACTATTTTGTGTTACTCCAA GCTTAAGACATGGTGAATACGAATGGCAAGATCCAAAATCGGAAGACGAGGT agttaatatagtttatatagacAAAGATGGTAACAAGACCAAAGTGAGAGGCAAAATTGGTGACAATGCTTTGTACTTGGCACATAGATATGGAATTGAAATGGAAG gtGCATGTGAGGCGTCCCTAGCTTGTACGACTTGTCATGTGTACGTACACCAAGATTATATGGACAAGTTGACAGAACCGGAGGAAAAAGAAGATGATTTGTTAGACATGGCACcatttttaaaggaaaattcTAGATTAG GTTGTCAAATCACCTTAACAAAGGAGATGGAAGGCATGGAGTTATCATTACCAAAAGCAACAAGAAATTTCTATGTTGATGGACACAAACCAGCGCCACATTGA
- the LOC120634868 gene encoding oocyte zinc finger protein XlCOF6-like, protein MMESTNTSIKDEKPDIKDIKIEKTEDDSRKDPTSFLPEEAMSYEIKPKKKKKKKKKVVMEDPFKDIEEKVSLPTSTFYDPVTDADQGSLDPEVNIKVENIEVELDFNDFANDSGLMLEGPQSEESQEPAVKIEEQNHEAVLLTFESILKEKNLLSYAPDENVLGYSSITAPAPNYVCKVCHLVFQTPKTLRMHQKRKHKSYRKSFKHICDYCAMAYEQKNSLVAHIKRKHGPNSVPDDSQERTCDVCALVFKGITRLRMHMRRKHGSFEESFKHVCEECGLTYDKHRSLIVHMQRKHSNAPKPELDTWYNCPFCPKVFTKRETYARHVQRKHRINDDENEKQMQEREKRETKELMHCKNEETGEITCKECPLVFSSLNFLKLHMRRKHNALKDDFRLKCMICNLSYDKVESLKRHIRRKHDKGTDCDVCEKKFETREMYLGHTHKRMIQECHICGLVFASRGGLCKHLRCTHKIESPKTVFCDLCNESFHDKRQLKPHYMKVHLKVSYTCRFCKKVFRAKESYRRHVLLKHPNFNQGQSQQKCDQCSEMFIDEFELCKHINKVHHTPNTDTGAPTVVEVKKEELDIPAMFQCTKCPENYGSWEHLKVHYELNHQKIANTQCQVCGEMVPELDIQKHIKLHHTDTTVQCRYCEFETTNRASMTQHMLRHKNATTLHCDFNGCRYKTYYEGAMNKHKRKHEDLGVKLQCTQCPFQTMNKYILRYHEEAHATGKKKYMCDKCDYATILPANLVQHKYKHSAEKRFKCEVCPFATKYNTSLRFHVKKKHCDLPTFKLISN, encoded by the exons atgaTGGAATCGACAAACACGTCGATCAAAGACGAGAAGCCAgatataaaagatataaaaatcgaGAAAACAGAGGATGACAGTAGAAAAGACCCCACTTCCTTCTTGCCAGAAGAAGCAATGTCTTACGAAATCAAgcctaagaaaaagaaaaagaagaaaaagaaagttgTAATGGAAGACCCCTTTAAAGATATAGAGGAGAAAGTCAGTTTACCAACTTCCACATTCTACGATCCAGTTACAGATGCTGATCAGGGATCATTGGATCCAGAAGTTAATATAAAGGTTGAGAATATTGAAGTAGAGTTGgattttaatgat TTTGCAAACGACAGTGGCTTGATGCTAGAGGGCCCTCAAAGTGAAGAGAGTCAGGAGCCGGCTGTGAAAATAGAAGAGCAGAACCACGAAGCAGTGCTTCTAACTTTCGAAAGTATACTTAAGGAAAAGAACCTCTTGAGTTACGCCCCAGACGAAAACGTCTTGGGATACAGCTCCATCACAGCCCCCGCACCGAACTATGTCTGCAAAGTATGCCACCTAGTGTTCCAAACACCGAAAACTCTGAGAATGCATCAAAAAAGGAAGCATAAATCTTACCGAAAGTCTTTCAAACATATATGTGATTACTGCGCCATGGCTTATGAACAGAAGAACAGTTTAGTAGCGCATATAAAAAGGAAACACGGACCGAACTCAGTACCTGACGATTCCCAGGAACGAACGTGCGACGTGTGTGCTCTAGTCTTCAAAGGAATAACGAGATTGCGTATGCATATGAGAAGGAAACATGGCTCTTTCGAGGAGTCCTTTAAACATGTTTGCGAAGAGTGCGGATTGACGTATGACAAGCATAGGAGTTTAATCGTCCATATGCAAAGAAAACATTCGAACGCACCCAAACCAGAGTTGGACACTTGGTACAATTGCCCGTTCTGCCCCAAAGTGTTCACCAAAAGGGAGACTTACGCGAGGCATGTTCAAAGGAAACATCGGATAAACGATGACGAGAACGAGAAACAAATGCAGGAACGAGAAAAACGGGAAACCAAGGAATTAATGCATTGCAAGAATGAAGAAACGGGAGAGATTACGTGCAAGGAATGCCCACTTGTTTTCTCTTCATTAAACTTCTTGAAACTGCATATGAGAAGAAAACACAATGCGTTGAAAGATGATTTCAGATTGAAATGTATGATATGCAATCTCTCCTATGATAAAGTTGAAAGTTTAAAACGTCATATTAGAAGGAAGCATGATAAGGGAACTGATTGTGATGTTTGCGAGAAGAAATTCGAAACTCGCGAAATGTATCTCGGCCACACACACAAGAGAATGATTCAGGAATGCCACATTTGCGGTTTAGTGTTCGCGTCTAGAGGGGGGCTATGTAAACATTTACGATGCACCCACAAAATTGAATCACCCAAAACTGTGTTTTGTGATTTGTGCAATGAGAGCTTCCACGATAAACGACAGTTAAAACCTCATTACATGAAAGTTCATTTGAAAGTGTCGTACACATGTCGATTTTGCAAAAAAGTGTTCCGGGCAAAGGAAAGTTACAGACGGCATGTGTTATTAAAACATCCGAATTTCAATCAAGGTCAGAGTCAGCAAAAATGTGATCAATGCTCTGAAATGTTCATAGATGAATTTGAACTGTGCAAACATATCAATAAAGTTCACCATACACCCAACACTGATACAGGTGCCCCAACTGTGGTAGAAGTAAAGAAGGAAGAACTAGATATACCAGCCATGTTCCAATGCACGAAATGTCCagaaaactatggcagttggGAACACCTAAAAGTGCATTATGAGTTGAACCATCAAAAAATTGCAAACACACAGTGTCAAGTCTGTGGTGAAATGGTCCCAGAGTTAGATATACAGAAGCATATCAAACTACACCATACTGATACGACGGTGCAGTGTAGATACTGTGAATTTGAAACAACCAATCGTGCGAGTATGACCCAGCATATGCTGAGACATAAAAATGCAACTACACTACACTGTGATTTCAATGGTTGTagatacaaaacatattatgAAGGTGCCATGAACAAACACAAGAGAAAACACGAAGATTTAGGTGTCAAACTTCAGTGTACTCAATGCCCATTCCAgacaatgaataaatacattctAAGATATCACGAGGAAGCTCATGCAACTGGCAAAAAGAAATACATGTGTGACAAATGTGACTATGCAACTATTCTACCAGCTAATTTAGTACAGCATAAATACAAACATTCAGCAGAAAAGCGGTTTAAGTGTGAAGTCTGCCCATTTGCTACGAAGTACAATACGTCGTTGCGTTTTCACGTTAAGAAAAAACATTGTGATCTTCCaacattcaaattaatatcaaattga
- the LOC120634945 gene encoding uncharacterized protein LOC120634945 isoform X1: MYNLSQFIDLSLAHLPSHLAAQRFEPRKLPSLASCFLRRTVESCLKGYLRTCYILLQLCTFNSLQYTTFFVREPITQSGWKLLRSPRGKKVDPVFWVSHCKELLHDRREAAKCSNLFVHLRGQPKAASRTVIAGWVRTLLAEAGIIASPGSIRSAVASKNWADNVPIDDILSRGNWRSENTFRHFYRREIIKVPAQYGITNSFVPYH; the protein is encoded by the exons ATGTATAATCTGTCCCAATTTATTGACCTCTCGCTCGCACATCTCCCATCTCACCTGGCAGCTCAGCGGTTTGAACCGCGTAAACTTCCATCATTGGCGTCTTGTTTTCTGCGACGCACAGTCGAGTCGTGCTTGAAGGGGTACCTACGTACttgctatattttattgcaaCTTTGTACATTCAACTCCTTACAATACACGACGTTCTTTGTGAGGGAACCTATCAC ACAGTCGGGGTGGAAATTACTAAGAAGCCCTAGAGGAAAGAAAGTTGACCCGGTTTTTTGGGTAAGCCACTGTAAGGAGCTCCTTCACGACAGGCGTGAAGCAGCAAAGTGTTCAAACTTATTTGTACATTTAAGAggtcaacctaaagctgcatcTAGGACAGTGATTGCTGGATGGGTAAGGACATTATTAGCTGAAGCTGGAATCATCGCGTCCCCGGGTAGTATTCGATCAGCGGTAGCTTCAAAGAACTGGGCTGACAACGTTCCTATAGACGACATCCTATCGCGAGGAAATTGGAGATCTGAAAATACTTTCAGACATTTTTATAGACGGGAAATTATCAAAGTCCCTGCGCAATATGGTATTACTAACTCTTTTGTTCcatatcattaa
- the LOC120634945 gene encoding uncharacterized protein LOC120634945 isoform X2, whose amino-acid sequence MRRDGITNYLRDPLTKVAVKKVPPSCRHLFEAESLTKVLEKAGGVRKAFLPLNRHGLNAPASQAGPSKPVHHPSQGQVNQNVPYHGCCASGRISHTNQPSQGCFHSHPSQGQRYNNYNDKRHTFSNSHRGSFRQRGGRQGSKTLDSNKGQFNNPKRHSTSSENNSRGRKHSRGGNY is encoded by the exons ATGAGGAGAGACGGTATAACAAATTATCTACGGGATCCTTTAACTAAGGTTGCCGTAAAGAAAGTACCCCCCTCCTGCCGCCATTTGTTTGAAGCTGAATCACTGACCAAGGTACTTGAAAAAGCTGGTGGCGTCCGGAAAGCTTTCCTGCCCTTGAACAGACATGGTTTAAATGCTCCCGCTTCGCAAGCTGGACCGAGCAAGCCTGTACACCACCCCTCGCAGGGGCAGGTGAATCAAAATGTACCTTATCATGGATGTTGCGCTTCCGGGCGCATTTCCCATACAAACCAACCCTCGCAGGGTTGTTTTCATTCTCATCCCTCGCAGGGACAGagatataataactataatgaCAAACGTCATACATTTTCGAATAGCCACAGAGGTTCCTTTCGTCAAAGAGGGGGCCGTCAAGGGAGCAAGACTCTGGACAGTAACAAAGGACAATTTAACAATCCGAAACGTCATTCAACCTCCTCGGAGAACAACTCTAGAGGAAGAAAAC ACAGTCGGGGTGGAAATTACTAA